From Pseudomonadota bacterium:
CGAATCCCCGCAACGGCCGCAGTCGGCGGTAATCTGCGTATCAGTCCAGGTTTGCACACTGCAGTCTCTGGTAACCGTTGTCTTCCTCTTACGCTTGCCCACATTAAAATCCATGTTCAAATCGGTTCCTGATCCCGCAGCTTCAAGATACTGACTGAAACCGTTACCGGTTACTGTTGCCATACCGCCATTGCAGGCTGCCGAAGCAATCACTACTGCCGGCAGCACGGAAATATTCATCGCATTGCTCTTTTTATCTCCCTTTACCGCCCGGAGCAGATAATTGCCCGGCAACAGGGTTGCGGGCATCATAACCCTAATAGTGTTTTGCTCAATTGCCGTTGTTATAAGCGTTATGACATTTCCAAGGGAATCCTCGATCACTCCCTCCGAACGCAAAACCAGAGGGCCGCTGGGTCCTTGAATCGTGTTTGTAAATGCAGTTCCGGTAAGAGTTAGCTGCGTGTCAACTCCTGCGGTAAACAACACATCACTCAGGTCGGATATCACCGGCACAACCGGTCCGGAAAAAGGTGCGCCGGCTGCCATTGCGGTGAACCCATGACATCCCCAGCAATCCTCCTGAGCGCCGATATGGCCGTAATACGGGTCCTCCTCTCCGGGAGTTATCGCATTATCATTGTTCGAATCCGCCTGAATGTTATGGAGGGATGAAACGCCGTGGCAGTTTTCACAGCGCCTGATCGTATCGGGCCGGTCCCGATCAATAACGAATAGGCCGGAGGTAAAGTGACACCAGCCACAGTGAATATGGGAAAACATGTTGCCGCCGCCGTGATGAGTTTCAATATTCTTGACTACAACTATATTGTCGGAGGTTGTGCCGCTGTTATGGCAGAACGTGCAGGAACCCTCAACCGTGGAATCCTCGTCTGCCGAAGTAAAGCTCGGTTTAGGGGTGACAAGGGACGGCACATAGGTGGGAATGTAATGACTGTCACCGATATTATCAACGATTGCACCGTGACACGCCTGACAATTACCCCGCAGAGCCGGGCCGTCGACATCCAGCCGGTGATGAGGCGTAAAATCATGACATAATGTACAATTGCCCCTGAAATTCTGGTCAAACACATAGGAACTTGAATCCTCATCCCAGACAAGATCATGGCAGGAGAGGCAGACATAGGTGCCGTTGGGATCTTCATCAGGGTTCGGAGCGGCTGTCGGGTTGCCCACCATCATGCCTATCTTCAGATGATGCCGATCTGGAAGATAGGTGGGATCAGCCGGGATCGTATCCGGCGGATTCTGGTTATGACAAAAGATACAATCGTCTTTTACAAGTTTATTGATCGGACCGTCGGGAAATCCTATTTCCTGTCTCACCGGTGGCGGTTCCCCGAATACCTTGCCTTGAAAACCCATAGCCATACTAATCATTACGCAAATCAAAAATAGTCTCTTCATCTTTTCCTCCTTCTTCATTGCGCCGGAATTTTTCTGGATCAGGAACCTGGTGTTCTGTTATTGATAAAAAGCTCCGTTTAAGTACCGATAGCACCCTCGAAAATCTCTATAGCCGCATTTTTTTTGAGATTTTCAATATGATCGGCTAATTTCTTCTGTAATGCCTGCTGCTCCAGATATTTATTTATAAAATCCCGCATGGCTGCTAAAGACGGGATTCCACCGGGTTGCTTGTCAAGGACTTCAATAATATGAAAACCGAACGTGGTCCGAACGACCTGGCTGAGTGTCCCTGCTTCGAGGCTGAATGCCACCTCGTCAAATTCTTTCGGCATATAGCCATGATTGATGTAGTCGATTTCGCCGCCGCCAGAGGCGGAATTACATTGTGAATCCTCTTTTGCAACTTCTGAGAATGATTTTCCAGATAGTATTTTCTCCCGAGCCTTTTCAATCTTCTTGCGAGCGATTGCCGTTTCCTCCGGACCGGCATCAGGATTCAGTTGAACAAGAATATGCCTTACCTTGACGCTCTCCTCTCGCCTGAACCCCTCTTTACTCTTCTCATAAAAAGATTGAATCTCTTCTTCAGAAACCTGAGAACTGCTCAAGCCTTGAGACTTCAGATAGGAGTTTATCTGAATTTTTTGTTTGAGCCATAATTCCAGTCGCTCATTATCCAATTGCCTTTTAGCCAGATACTGGTCAAACTTTTCCCTGGTTTTTAATTGAGCCTTGAGCTTTACTACTTGTTCATTAATTTGTTCCTTGATGTCCGGTACCTGATGAACAAGGCTCGCCTGAGACAAAACTTCGTCCTCGATGATTTTGTCCAGGGCCTGTTTCTGCAGTGTTTTAATAAATACCGGCCTGGGGTTCTTCATGCCGAATTTGGAATATTTCTTCTTATACTCTTCTACTGCTGAGACCAGGGTGCTTTGGTAAATGGGTTGACCGTTTACTTTTGCAACAATCTTTCCGAACTCCTTATCCTCAATTTTTTTTGCCAGGCACTGTTCCGTAAACCAGGGATTGAATGCCGTTATCAAAATGATAATTATCAGGGCATACAATTTTGCGCTTCGTTCAACTAGCATCTGTTTTTTCCTTTCTTCAAATGAATATCCTATTGCTCCAGATTCAATGGAGACGCCAGGATAATTTCTTTTTCAACAATAACCGTGGCCGTTGAGCCAGGCCCTCCGACAGGTGTAAAAATCACCTTCAGATCTGCAGCTGTTGCATCGATCATAAAAGTCATTGTTTGCGATCTTCGTTTGAAAAACCGAATTACTTTTGAAAGATCGCCGCGATTTTTGCCGTTTTCCATAACCTTCATATGTATGGCCAGCAGTGATTTATTTTTAATCATAATCTCGTATTGCCCCTGCTGAAGAGTGATCCCTTGGCTGCTGTCAGCTCTTCGTCGCCTTTTTACCAGCTGAAGAATCACTTCATCATCCAAGTCATCAAGGGCGCCTGTCGCATCAACCAAACCGTGGCCATAAACGTTATCATGACCTGTCTCGCCCAGATCCAAAGCGCTTGAATGAAGCTGGATTCGAACATCCCTGTTGTCAGCCAAACCGTCATCATTCAAATCCCTGATGCCGGCCGACATAATCAGGGCGGCGGTGCCGGTCACATGGGGTGCCGCCTGTGATGTGCCACTTAACTCGGTCTCGCCACCACCTGAAGCAGACGAGGATACAGCCACTCCAGGGGCTGCCAGTTCTATCTGTGGCCCCAAGGGACTAAACCACCCGGGCTGATCATCTCTGTCCGTACCGGTCACCGCAATCACCGAATCATAGGAAGCCGGATAAACCGGCTCACCGCCAAAAGTGTTTCCAGCTGCAGCAACCAGCAGTACTCCAGCTTCATATGCTGCATCACATGCTTCTTTGAGCGCTTCGGAGTGGGGGCCGCCGAAACTCAAATTCACAATATCCATCTTGTTTTCAACCGCCCAATCCAGACCGTCGATGATCCAGCTTACCAGGCCTGAGCCCCCCCCATTAAGGACCTTGACCGCATAAATCGATGCATCCGGAGCTACCCCGACGACTCCTTTCCCATCGGCAACGGCAGCAATAATCCCGGCCAC
This genomic window contains:
- a CDS encoding peptidylprolyl isomerase; this translates as MLVERSAKLYALIIIILITAFNPWFTEQCLAKKIEDKEFGKIVAKVNGQPIYQSTLVSAVEEYKKKYSKFGMKNPRPVFIKTLQKQALDKIIEDEVLSQASLVHQVPDIKEQINEQVVKLKAQLKTREKFDQYLAKRQLDNERLELWLKQKIQINSYLKSQGLSSSQVSEEEIQSFYEKSKEGFRREESVKVRHILVQLNPDAGPEETAIARKKIEKAREKILSGKSFSEVAKEDSQCNSASGGGEIDYINHGYMPKEFDEVAFSLEAGTLSQVVRTTFGFHIIEVLDKQPGGIPSLAAMRDFINKYLEQQALQKKLADHIENLKKNAAIEIFEGAIGT
- a CDS encoding S8 family peptidase → MEHQRSKIKYTILWMVAFFVCCWVSSAQGMERSVIVGFHKTPGENEQALILNHGGGVKGNFRRIAALRAKIPVQAIAQIKRSPLVKYVEEDRFYSIDQPATDWLAEYENSWGVYHIGSKAAHDRGITGQGVQIAVLDTGIDYRHGDLEANYAGGWDFVFNDDDPFDDSWDSHGTHVAGIIAAVADGKGVVGVAPDASIYAVKVLNGGGSGLVSWIIDGLDWAVENKMDIVNLSFGGPHSEALKEACDAAYEAGVLLVAAAGNTFGGEPVYPASYDSVIAVTGTDRDDQPGWFSPLGPQIELAAPGVAVSSSASGGGETELSGTSQAAPHVTGTAALIMSAGIRDLNDDGLADNRDVRIQLHSSALDLGETGHDNVYGHGLVDATGALDDLDDEVILQLVKRRRRADSSQGITLQQGQYEIMIKNKSLLAIHMKVMENGKNRGDLSKVIRFFKRRSQTMTFMIDATAADLKVIFTPVGGPGSTATVIVEKEIILASPLNLEQ